DNA sequence from the Terriglobia bacterium genome:
ACGCCGTATTCAAGGCTTGCGCGGTCGTGAGATTGTTCACATAAGGATCGGCAACCTGAGTGTAATTGTTGAAATACACGACGCCATTGGAAACTTTGGTGACCGAACCGGTACTCTTTGGAAAAGAGCCGACAATATTCGGCAGGACGGCGACGTTACTGATGGCCTGAGTACTCGATGTGATGCTTAATGGACCGCCGGTGTTGTAGTTCAGTATCCCTCCCCATTGCCATTTCGAAACGATTTCCTGCACCCAACCCGGCGCCCCGGCGAGCAGGTAGTGATCGGCGCCGAACGGTAACTCATAGGTACCGCTGCTGGTGATCTGGTGCGTGTGATCGTAGGTGAGCAGCCGGTGCTCGATGGCTCGATTGGATGGATCGCGGTACGTTGTTCCACTGTCCGATTCCGACTCTCCCCGCGCCTTGCTCCAGGTCCACGTCGTCGTATTTGTGAATCCGCGGGCGAGCCGGCGCGTTATCTGCGCCTGCAGAGCGTGATACGTGGAGCTCCCTGTATTGTCCAATAGATCGACGTTCGCATATTGCGGGTCCGGTACGATGTAGTTTTCCGGATAACCGTTCTTGCGAAGATCCGCGCCCGTCACAGAGCCGCCTGAGCCCGTTGATATAGTATTGATCGTACTGAGGAAAGCGCCAACGCTTCCATTGGCGATCTGTGTCCGCGTGGTCGTGTTGGTCCGCACGGCCATTGCGCCTGTGCAGGTCGTGCCATTAACCGTGCAGGATCCGGTTCCGCCCAGGTTCAATCCCATCAGAATCGAAGTGAGGAGGGGAGAATCCCCGCCTGCACGAACTGTATTGAACGCATTGAACAGATCCGGATTGTGATGGACGGCATCGATCTGATTGAGATTGATGATGCCCCAAAGCCTCGAGCCTTTGGTTCCAATGTAACGGACTTCGACGGTCGTATTTCTCGCCACCTCGCGCTGAATTTCGAGATTCCAATTCTGCGTATAAGGATTAACGTGGTTATACGTGTTGATTGTCAATGTCCGGTCGGTGGTCTGGACGGTGAAGGGGGCATGAGTCGCCGTTCCAGGGGGGAATGGAATGGGCAAAGTCACAGTAGACATGGTCGTAAAAGCCGCTGGAACATAGTTCACTCCCGTCTGACTCGACGAATAGAGACCCATGCCGGGCATTGTCCCGAGCGTCTCATCGACCGTGATGAAATTGCGTAAGGATCCTTCATAGCTGATGCCATAACCGGACCGGACAACGGTCTTACCTTTGCCGAACCATGGAAGATTCCAGCTATAGCCGACAGCGGGCCCGAAGCTGTGGTAGTCGTCGCCCTTGAGATTGGCCGAAACGCCAGGATTGATCGAATTCTTGCCGACAAACTCCACTTGCGCCAGGTTGCTGCAGGTACTCACAAAATTTGGATTGCCCGGATCCGACGTACAACTCACGTTTTGAAAGGAGCTCTGGCCGCCGATGACTCGGCCGTCCAAGCCGGTGGATTCGTAGGGCTGGCCGAAATATTCCCAGTGAACTCCGAGATTCAACGTCAGATTGGGACGGAACTTCCAGTCGTCCTTGAAATAAACGCTCATTTCATTCTGGTGCTGGCTGAAGTATTTAAAGGGTACGGCGGGAGGCCCTTGCAACAATGTATTGCTCGTGCTCACGATTCCGAATGCTTCGTTGATGTTTCCGATTGAAGCGCTAAGATCCGTCAACATGTTCCGCGCAGATGTCTGGTTGTTCGCAGTCAGCCCATTGGTTCCATCGATCACGGAGACCGTAAAATTACCGGCGCCAAACGACGCAAGCGGCGTATTGTTCGCGTCTCCGTGGCCCGTCGAGCTGGCGGCGCGATATTCAAAGCCACCTTTGAAAGCATGTTTCCCATGAGTCCAGCTCAGATCATCGCCGATGGTGTAAGTTGGACTGGCTTGCGCGCGCCACACGCCAACGCCGCCGTACCGGTCGAATGAAGTCCATTCCGTCGGCTGAGCTTGAAAGATGAGTCCGTTGGCCACCGGCTCGTATTTAAGCGCCTCCTGACCAACGGAATCGCTTCTGTTCCCGGGCGCATTCTGCACGTTGATGGTTTGCTTACGCCCCAATCGAAATTCATTGAGCAAATTACTCGACAATGTCGATACAAAGTTAGCCGAATACAGGGACGGATGCTTCAGCGCATTTCCGTCGAATGCGTTAGGCCATTGCCGTTGACCGGCTTGGGCCGCCCCGCCCCATGTACGTTCTTTTGTTGCGATGATGCTGAGTTTGTTC
Encoded proteins:
- a CDS encoding carboxypeptidase-like regulatory domain-containing protein; protein product: MKRICLIASLSLFLFAGTAFSQSNSTIGGTVQDATGALIPGVTVTATNTGTGIVNTTITNETGSYQFPILQPGAYKLQAELSGFETAVVKDYALGGSAQTTVNFTLRLGSTTSVVDVTTTADAALTTASNSIGTVLPEYKVRDLPLPVRDVFGLVADTAGVQSTGGLVGNFAGGRLSAVNTSRDGISTTEGRFENGAFSGTYTSPDLVEEVKVVVAPVDAQTSRGSGQVSMVTRSGTNRYSGSLFWVNHNSSLDASSWFNNFAGASKDYDNRNQFGGRVGGPIKKNKAFFFFLYEGQRDLKRQQAAGNTLTDMAKTGIFRYWPNVDAANVASANPSVDRSGNPVQPAGATGPLSAIDLFGNCTFKGAAVNNCRSVHDPLRPAIDTSAYMQETLRRMPSPNDFVTGGDGLNTATIRFARRVDGLDLANGNGTDVNRDQFNTRLDFNFNAKNKLSIIATKERTWGGAAQAGQRQWPNAFDGNALKHPSLYSANFVSTLSSNLLNEFRLGRKQTINVQNAPGNRSDSVGQEALKYEPVANGLIFQAQPTEWTSFDRYGGVGVWRAQASPTYTIGDDLSWTHGKHAFKGGFEYRAASSTGHGDANNTPLASFGAGNFTVSVIDGTNGLTANNQTSARNMLTDLSASIGNINEAFGIVSTSNTLLQGPPAVPFKYFSQHQNEMSVYFKDDWKFRPNLTLNLGVHWEYFGQPYESTGLDGRVIGGQSSFQNVSCTSDPGNPNFVSTCSNLAQVEFVGKNSINPGVSANLKGDDYHSFGPAVGYSWNLPWFGKGKTVVRSGYGISYEGSLRNFITVDETLGTMPGMGLYSSSQTGVNYVPAAFTTMSTVTLPIPFPPGTATHAPFTVQTTDRTLTINTYNHVNPYTQNWNLEIQREVARNTTVEVRYIGTKGSRLWGIINLNQIDAVHHNPDLFNAFNTVRAGGDSPLLTSILMGLNLGGTGSCTVNGTTCTGAMAVRTNTTTRTQIANGSVGAFLSTINTISTGSGGSVTGADLRKNGYPENYIVPDPQYANVDLLDNTGSSTYHALQAQITRRLARGFTNTTTWTWSKARGESESDSGTTYRDPSNRAIEHRLLTYDHTHQITSSGTYELPFGADHYLLAGAPGWVQEIVSKWQWGGILNYNTGGPLSITSSTQAISNVAVLPNIVGSFPKSTGSVTKVSNGVVYFNNYTQVADPYVNNLTTAQALNTAFSNKAVADSNGNTVLVNAQPGQVGSLGLTTIKGPGIFNLDMNMIKRFPIHENVNFEFRLDLINVLNHPNFASPVTNIDSTGAAGFGRITSASGVRQFILNTRVNF